In the genome of Cygnus olor isolate bCygOlo1 chromosome Z, bCygOlo1.pri.v2, whole genome shotgun sequence, one region contains:
- the RPL37 gene encoding 60S ribosomal protein L37, which produces MTKGTSSFGKRRNKTHTLCRRCGSKAYHLQKSTCGKCGYPAKRKRKYNWSAKAKRRNTTGTGRMRHLKKVYRRFRNGFREGTTPKPKRAAVAASSSS; this is translated from the exons ATG ACGAAGGGTACGTCATCATTTGGTAAGCGAAGAAATAAGACACACACCTTGTGTCGTCGATGTGGGTCCAAGGCATACCACCTGCAGAAGTCTACCTGTGGGAAATGTGGATATCCCGCAAAGCGTAAGAGAAAGT ATAACTGGAGCGCAAAGGCTAAGAGACGCAACACCACTGGTACTGGTCGCATGAGGCACCTGAAAAAGGTCTATCGTCGATTCAG GAATGGATTCCGTGAGGGAACCACACCGAAGCCCAAGAGAGCAGCTGTTGCAGCCTCCAGTTCATCATAA